A section of the Roseomonas marmotae genome encodes:
- the cysT gene encoding sulfate ABC transporter permease subunit CysT produces MSIAPRRHQRDALPGFYLSLGVTLLWLGGIVLVPLLALLLRPLELGPLGFWNSITEPRVLAALRLSFLGALAASLVNLPLGLLVAWVLVRYRFPGRKLLDSMVDLPFALPTAVAGLALTAIYAPNGWLGAPLAALGIKVAYTPLGVGLAMAFVGLPFIVRTVEPVLRDMPPEGEEAAATLGATRAQTLWRVVLPALAPALLAGFAMASARAIGEYGSVIFIAGNMPMISEIAPLLIVVRLEQFDYAGAAAVGIAMLALSFLLLLALNLANRLWRRA; encoded by the coding sequence ATGAGCATCGCCCCCAGGCGGCACCAGCGGGACGCTCTGCCAGGCTTCTACCTCAGCCTCGGCGTGACCCTGCTCTGGCTCGGCGGCATCGTGCTGGTGCCACTGCTGGCGCTGCTGCTGCGGCCGCTGGAACTCGGGCCGCTCGGCTTCTGGAACTCCATCACCGAGCCGCGCGTGCTGGCGGCGCTGCGGCTCTCCTTCCTGGGTGCGCTGGCGGCCTCGCTGGTGAACCTGCCGCTGGGGCTGCTCGTGGCCTGGGTGCTGGTGCGCTACCGCTTCCCCGGCCGGAAGCTGCTGGACAGCATGGTGGACCTGCCCTTCGCCCTGCCGACCGCGGTCGCCGGGTTGGCGCTGACCGCGATCTACGCGCCCAATGGCTGGCTCGGCGCGCCGCTGGCTGCGCTGGGCATCAAGGTCGCCTATACGCCGCTGGGCGTCGGGCTCGCCATGGCCTTCGTCGGCCTGCCCTTCATCGTCCGCACGGTGGAGCCGGTGCTGCGCGACATGCCGCCCGAAGGCGAGGAGGCCGCCGCCACCCTGGGCGCCACCCGGGCGCAGACGCTCTGGCGGGTGGTGCTGCCCGCCCTGGCGCCAGCCCTGCTGGCCGGCTTCGCCATGGCCTCGGCCCGTGCGATCGGTGAATATGGCAGCGTCATCTTTATCGCCGGCAACATGCCGATGATCAGCGAGATCGCGCCGCTGCTGATCGTGGTGCGGCTGGAGCAGTTCGACTATGCCGGCGCGGCGGCGGTGGGCATCGCGATGCTGGCGCTGTCCTTCCTGCTGCTGCTGGCGCTGAACCTGGCGAACCGCCTGTGGCGCCGCGCGTGA
- the cysW gene encoding sulfate ABC transporter permease subunit CysW codes for MRLLLIALAVLLLGVFLLLPLAAVFTEALRRGWVPVWQTLSDPDAIASIRLTLLVAAIAVPVNTLGGLAAAWCIAKFRFPGRALLLALIELPFSVSPVISGLVWVLLFGAHGWLGPWLQAHDIQIVFAVPGLVLATIFVTFPFVARTLIPLMQEQGRASEEAAATLGASGWQTFRRVTLPEIRWGLLSGVLLCNARAMGEFGAVSVVSGHIRGETNTMPLHVEILYNEYQFVGAFTMASVLALLALVTLGAKTLLERGEGGGRSIIA; via the coding sequence ATGCGCCTGCTGCTGATCGCGCTGGCGGTGCTGCTGCTGGGCGTCTTCCTGCTGCTGCCGCTGGCCGCCGTCTTCACCGAGGCGCTGCGGCGTGGCTGGGTGCCGGTCTGGCAGACGCTCAGCGACCCCGATGCCATCGCCTCCATCCGCCTGACGCTGCTGGTGGCCGCCATCGCGGTGCCCGTGAATACCCTGGGCGGGCTGGCGGCGGCCTGGTGCATCGCCAAATTCCGCTTCCCCGGGCGGGCGCTGCTGCTGGCGCTGATCGAACTGCCCTTCTCCGTCTCGCCCGTCATTTCGGGGCTGGTCTGGGTGTTGCTCTTCGGCGCGCATGGCTGGCTTGGCCCCTGGCTGCAGGCGCATGACATCCAGATCGTTTTCGCCGTGCCGGGACTGGTGCTGGCGACGATCTTCGTCACCTTTCCCTTTGTGGCCCGCACGCTGATCCCGCTGATGCAGGAGCAGGGCCGTGCCTCAGAGGAAGCGGCGGCCACGCTGGGCGCCTCCGGCTGGCAGACCTTCCGCCGCGTCACCCTGCCGGAGATCCGCTGGGGCCTGCTCTCCGGCGTGCTGCTCTGCAATGCGCGCGCCATGGGGGAATTCGGCGCGGTCTCCGTCGTCTCCGGCCATATCAGGGGCGAGACGAACACGATGCCGCTGCATGTCGAGATTCTCTACAACGAATACCAGTTCGTCGGCGCTTTCACGATGGCTTCCGTGCTGGCGCTGCTGGCCCTGGTCACGCTGGGCGCCAAGACGCTGCTGGAGCGGGGAGAGGGCGGCGGCAGGAGCATTATCGCATGA